A region of the Apium graveolens cultivar Ventura chromosome 6, ASM990537v1, whole genome shotgun sequence genome:
atcaatgtattttaagcaaaataacatcgaattttcaatagctgatctcttaaattttacaatattaaagattaaacatcgGTTAGAAAGAAACACTGATGTTAAACAAAAGGATTTAACATCACCAAATGAACGAAACCGATGTCTAACCTAGTATTTTACATCGGTTGATAAAAGTACCCGATGTTTGATGGACCATTTCACATCGGTCAGACAAcataaccgatgtctgatctagaCTTTCATATCGGTTTGTTTGAAAGATTTTAAACAAAATGtcttttagagcttgtaggtttcatattttaatggataattaccccataatatactcatattcacctagaaatactgtaatataagctcaaatttgttgcaaagacatcacaattattcttaaaaccgatgtatagaactgtaatagacatcggctgtgaACCCATGTCAAAGgatgatgacatttaacatcacacgccAGTTCTACTGGTGGAAAATGCTAGAGGTACAAAATGAGTTACTAAAATAGTTACAAATGCCACATGTCACATGTTGGTTGGCTAAATATAAATGTACCCCCTGCAGTTACATTAATATAACCAATTAAATTTTTTCATTGTGTGACATCACCCATGCCCACCCATGCCATGTCATTTTGTGACAATTTTTTGTAACTTTGTTTTGTGCCTCAAGCATTACTCTTCTTGCAATCATGACGGTCAAAATTTCTTAATCAAATTATGGGATCTTTAGAACTAAATATTAAAACCATGCATTTCCTAAGGTCATAGGACAGTTCAAATCCCTCCAACAACATACATTTAtacatttatattatttatcTATATAATTTATCCTAACTAGTGGTAATTTGGTTCAAACTCTTGGTTTTGCTATCCATTTTTTATTATCTCTATTATTCAAAATTGTTAGATCTTTTAAATGATAATATAATATTTTGATCATAGTATAGTATGAAatacataaataattaatattttccTGTTTGAATCACACCAACTACATCAattttttacatttatttaaaaTCGCATCAACTACTTATTAtcttaatataaataaaaatataaaatattaatggaGCATGCAGTGTTCTAAGCTAGTTAGGTTTGAAATTAAATACATAAGTTCATATCAGAATAATaatagaaataataataataataataataataataataattattattattattattataacaatagctataacaataataataataataaaaataataataataataataataataataataataataataataataataataataataacaacaacaacaacaacattaataataacaacaacaataacaataataataataataataataataataataataataataataataataataataataataataataataataataatagtgaAAGTTTACTTAATTCTAAACTTTTTATATTATAGCATTACTAGTCATTTTTCTGCTCCAAAATTAACACAATATCAGTTAGCCCTATGGGTACAAATGTTAAAGAAGTTTCTCTATCCACCTTGGCTACAAATGTTATAGAAGTAAAGAGATTGATGGATGCACCAACTAGCCCGATTCTTTGATAAACTTGCAATTGTAATTTTGTCAAATTATAAGTCTCATAAAAGTTGACAAGTTTTGATTTAATAAAAATTGTTTAAATCATTAAAATGTTCAAACTAAAATTTAGCTATGAGTTATatatgtcataattaaacaataAACATATCCTCCAACTTCAATTTATGTAATAATTTTGAAGCTAATAGATATCACACTCATTAGCATAAATGAGAAACAATATGCATGCTATTAAAATGGTTAGCTACTCTAACTTTTGCATAGAAAATCAAGGACACTTTAACAACTTAAAAAAATAATAAGGTCCACAAAATCAGTATTAGTTATTTAACTTTTTTCCTACATGCCTTTGTGGGTTCTATGCAAAATCAGTACTAAAATGGTTAACAATATATAAACATGCAATTAAAATTGTTTATATCTACTCtaatttttgtaataaaaaacaAGGAGACAATAACTCAACccagaaaaataaaaaatctgCTATATCAATATTCAATAACTAATTTTCGTTTTATATTGCATTATGGGCTATGCTGCAAAGTTCTGACTAGCTAgagctgttcacgaaccgagccgagtcgagttttgatcgaaccgagccgagctttaattttttttctgacgagcggagccgagccgagctttcttaacgaacaaaaacctgtgttcgagctcgagctcgttaacgaacgagccgaacacgagcttttatcgaacaaaatcgagtcgagtcgaaccgagccgaacacgagctttctccatcaaaacgagccgagccgagccgagccgagccgagccgagcttaattaaaaaattctggtcaaaacaccgtttgactgttaaaataacaaaccaaatacttttatttttttcaaaaaattttgtcatatcactaaaaaaatattgatcttaacatccgtacggttggatcattcataaatattttttaaaaaatcgaaacattaatacgatactaaacactaattacaagtacaagtcaaaacaccggttgactgttaaaataacaaatcaaatacatttatttttttctaaaacttttgtcatgtcactaaaatatatagatcttaacatccgtacggttggatcatctataaatatttttaaaaaaatcaaaatatgaatacgagactaaacactagttacaagtattgttcaaacaagtggttgattgtcaaaataacaaacaaaataaatttatttttttctaaaatttttatcatgtcactaaaatatatagatattaacatctgtacggttgaatcatctataaatatttttaaaaaaatcaaaacattaatacgagactaaacactagttacaagtaaaggtcaaaacaccggttgactgttaaaataacaaaccaaatgcatttatttttttctaaaacttttgtcatgtcactaaaatatatagattttaacatccgtacggttggatcattcataaatatttttaaaaaaattgaaacattaatatgagactaaacactagttctaacaactattcaaacaattggtcgattgtcaaaataataaacaaaataaatttatttttttctaaattttttatcatgtcactaacatatatagatattaacatccgtacggttggatcattcataaatattttttaaaaattgaaacattaatatgagactaaacaatagttacaagtaaaggtcaaaacacctgttgactgtgaaaataacaaatcaaatacatttattttttctaaaaatattgtcatattactaaataatatagatattaacatccgtacggctggatcattcataaatattttttaaaaaatcgaaacattaatatgggagaagtactagtcaaactactagtttaccattaaaatagcaaaccaaatatatttattttttctaaattttttattatatcacttaaatatatagatcttgacatccgtacggttggatcatttataaataatttcaaaaaatcgaaacaccgatcaggaaataaatactagttacaactaatagtcaaatcacttgttaattattaaaatatcaaattaaaaaattaatttttaatatctgaattttttcaaattactaaaatatatattttgacattcgtattgttcaataatttaaaaatatttataaaaaatctgaataaaattcataataattaaatatataaaaaataattttttttttaattttttttttgagccgagctcgagccgaatcgagccgagccgagctcgagccgagctcgagccgaacatgccaaaagctcggctcgagctcgttttcttaacgaacacatttttgtgttcgagctcgagcccttaacgaaccgagccgaaccgagcccttaacgagccgagctcgagcttgttcgcgaacggCTCGGTTCACGAACAGCTCTATGACTAGCCCAAGAATCCGCGTATACTCATAGACCAATGAAGACTGTTCACCAGCCAGGCCAGTTCTTGTCTTCAAATTTTTCCCAGCAAGGTTGTTGCATGGGCTTCCCCCTATAACCAGATCGAATCTACCGGCCTCTTTCATCCATTGCATCAGCTTATGACTTGTTACCTTTTTCACATCAGAAATGTGAATCAGCCGGCCCTTTTGTTCACTTTGTCTCCATCAATTTTTCAGGATCCGTGTACAATCCttggaattttcgacctagacAACAAAGTTCAGTGGTATTCCAAGACGGTGTAGAGCAACTTCCGCTCCACCAATGCCAGAGAACAATGAAAGGACTCTGATGCCCTTGGGAAACAATTTCTTTAACACAGAAAGATGATAGGCCACTGTGTCAACCTAACATAATTTATTGCTGAATAATTATTAAGAACATATTCATCTAAGAAACAAATGAAATTGATAAGTTTTTTTTCTGCATTGCTTACCTGAAACGCATTTCCAAGGCATTTGTATTGAGTAGTTTTGCAGGCTACTCTTGTATGGCCCTCAGGGAATCCCATTATTGCCACTATTTGGACAGGCTGAAGAAAATCAACAGTGTTCTTACCAAGCCAGACCAAGTTTCTCTTTTTGCATTCTCGGATCACATTTTCTCTGATGTTTTTGGGATGGTCTGGTCCTGAATTACGAAGCTCTTCATTTATTCTCTGTACATCTGATGCACTTGCATGACGAGTTACAATGCAGTTTAATTTGGTTCTGTCATCCCATTGCGGCCACCATTCTTTTGTGGAAGGAAGGGCTTCTTGTATTGTGGAGGGAGGGATAGGAGGAATCTGCAACCTGTCATCCATCGGGAGGTTATGGATGTAACCTCTTTTCCTTGTTGCTGCACACATGTGAAGCGAGTCCACGAATTCCGGTTCAATGTCGTAAAGTTCTTTTCTGATAGGCCACGTTCTGGAAGTAGAAATACGGAGGCCCTCTCCCTTCTACTTCGATGTCTTCTTTAAATATTGTACTCGTGGCATTATGAACTCCAAAGCCTATCATCGGCTTCTCGCGGGTTCTATAAGTTGTTGACTTTGTGTGTTCGACAACTTTTTGCTTCTTATAATTACTGCTTGTGGACTTCAACACGTGTGGATCATCAGACATATAATTTAAACAATCGCCAAGATTGTCCAGGGCCTAAGAACAAGTAATGTATATCTATTAAATAAAGCATAATTTTTTTTCTATAAATGCAATAAGCTTTAGTTCGATTTTTCTTGCGTAATAGTATACTGGTAGAGTTCAAACTCCACAGTGTATAACTGAAACATTCTCTTTGAAGATTAATATTGATTGGTGGTGTTTCTAAATATGTACTCCTTTTGCTACAGGTAGAATTGATATTCTATGAGATGCATATCAATGGAGTTTTTAGATATGTACTCCTTTTGCTGCAAGCTCTAAAGACTATTCGTGCTGgtatttattttcttaattaggATTTAGGACACCATTAATAAGTCTCCACCAACAGCTAATGTATTTTCTTAAGTCTACCGCAAATTATATGATTCTAGAGATGTGCTAGACCCTAAAGACTACTCATATATACAGGTATTAATTTTCTTAGGACACTGTTGATCAGTCTCACTTCTGTAATTTACTGCAGATCATATGATTTTAGAGATGCTATAAACAGACCATGTACAAGTTAAACAACTGATGACCGTCGGTATATCTCATTGCATTTCAGATGTGCAAATAAGTACTGTCCACTGATTATACAATGTAACTGTGTTTCTCCTAAAGCATATACTTAATCTTTACGATAAATTTTCACATAATAGAAAACGTTAAATATACGATAAATTCTCCTAAAACTGAAGCAGTAGATGATTCATGTGAGAAGAGAGTGAATGAGATGTACAAAATAACTTACCATGTGTGTGAGAGGAGTCTTGAGTACCGGTTCTTCATCATCTTCACCTATAAGCATTTAAGAAGTAACTGAGCTCAGTACCAGTTTCTCGTTAAAAGGCCATTTCAATTCAATCAAAATGTATGAGAATAAATCTACCGTGTTCCTCCATTGCTTTGAACACAACTTTCCTGGGGTATCGCTTCTTCGAAAATCGGCCACTCATCTTGGATCCCGAACTACTTGCCTGAGAAAAAAGAAACAATTTAATCACTTCCGTCCTTGATATATCTCTTtaatcatcaaaatcaaaaacaaaaaaacTGATCCATATGATAGATATATCGATAGACTAACAGATCACCGATGCACCTCAACATAGAATAAAAATTGAATTCTCTAAAGTTGAGAataaatacatatacatataagATCGATAGATTGATAAATTGATAGACAAAGTACAGATTGCTGATACAAATCAGCTTGAAATCAATTAATATCTAAATTcctttaaaataaaaaataaaagcATATGCAGACATATGTAAATCTGAATGAAAATTGAAATGCACCCTTTTTGGGGTAGAGAATTGTTGTTGAGGGTCATCTTTAGTAGTGGATGAAGTTGGATGTTGGCGGATTTCTCAACCTCCTTATCGCTTTCATCGCTTGATATCTCCATAATCTTT
Encoded here:
- the LOC141668943 gene encoding DNA (cytosine-5)-methyltransferase DRM2-like: MDDRLQIPPIPPSTIQEALPSTKEWWPQWDDRTKLNCIVTRHASASDVQRINEELRNSGPDHPKNIRENVIRECKKRNLVWLGKNTVDFLQPVQIVAIMGFPEGHTRVACKTTQYKCLGNAFQVDTVAYHLSVLKKLFPKGIRVLSLFSGIGGAEVALHRLGIPLNFVV